One segment of Antennarius striatus isolate MH-2024 chromosome 5, ASM4005453v1, whole genome shotgun sequence DNA contains the following:
- the chl1b gene encoding neural cell adhesion molecule L1-like protein isoform X2 has translation MRLQRSRGLVAVLGVVTCICAFHATVALDIPLEVEQMPTITAESPSSLIAFPFDESFPVTCEAKGNPEPQYRWTKYGEEFFPFLDPRLMKEENSGTFVIPNNENLTEYQGIYRCYAFNKLGVAMSKEIEFIVPNVPKFPKETLDPVVVEEGQPFTLNCNPPQGIPPLQIYWMTINLQHIEQDERVSMGLNGDLYFSHAVEKDSRRDYCCFAAFPKIRTIVQKTAMSVIVKTKKNDMNPQTANAILERRPTFLTPSGVRTETLIIKGEDLKLECIAEGFPTPLVEWVKMGHQLPVKAKLENHGKLLIIPRVEQEDGGKYMCKAKNMLGETSHYFIVTVEEPPEWVLEPESQLSMIGSDLSIRCSASGTPQPVIRWKVNGTPLQDAPAPQRKVVGDTLILHKAEASDSAVYQCEASNRHGTLLSNANIMIMNLPPMILTAEGLDYSTVEGKGAIMHCAVFSSPPSSITWSKDDSSEPINGPRFSIHDNGSLEIYKVEKDDKGQYTCLATNIKGSSAIEATLHVKDTTRIVTPPEDLRTLMGTTARFSCLAEYDRSFGDDFELTWKKDDVEIALNYTENSGYFVENGILHIINVSHGDQGVYTCVVKTPLDRDSASALLLVLDVPDAPEYLVLSEHKSKSVKLKWSPGDEHNSSTTEFIIEFEESQWEPGNWKELLRVPGNHNSAVLKLHGHVDYRFRVSAVNAVGRGASSQTTERYKTPPAAPDKNPENIKIEGRLPHEMDINWEPLLPIEHNGPGLEYKVSYRRQDMEEDWNEHMVKRHSFLVKNTPTFVPYEIKIQAKNHQGWGPEPRIVTGFSGEDFPSAAPDDVGVEVINSSVVKVSWMRVHKDTLHGHLGGYRISWWRLSRLTDSKKSHGNKETLTLPGDRNHAVLSGLKPYSGYSLIVMTFNSRGNGPGSHPVNFRTPEGVPEENPVFSVTDVQKHTVSLVWAPPLEPNGIVIGYFLEYQLVNDTEEVGPLQSVDIKPDTTNWILRDLEPLSKYKFYLRTCTIVGCSPAVSEECTTTLRTSLASIHGGISTQGWFIGLMCAIALLTLIVLIACFVNRNKGGKYSVKEKEDLHPDVESQGMNDDTFCEYRRPGTHQVHAEHDSSSAQDI, from the exons ATGAGGCTGCAGAGGAGCCGTGGATTGGTCGCCGTGCTGGGCGTGGTCACCTGTATTTGTGCCTTTCATGCAACAGTAGCTCTTGACATCCCGCTGGAGG TCGAGCAGATGCCCACCATCACAGCCGAGTCGCCCAGCTCTCTCATCGCTTTCCCTTTCGACGAAAGTTTCCCCGTGACGTGCGAAGCCAAAGGGAATCCCGAGCCGCA ATACAGATGGACCAAGTATGGAGAGGAATTCTTCCCCTTCCTAGACCCCCGGTTGATGAAAGAAGAGAATTCTGGGACTTTTGTGATACCTAATAATGAGAACCTGACAGAGTACCAGGGAATCTATCGCTGCTACGCCTTTAACAAACTGGGGGTCGCCATGTCCAAGGAGATTGAGTTCATTGTGCCCA atgttccAAAGTTTCCTAAAGAGACACTTGATCctgtggtggtggaggaaggCCAGCCTTTCACCTTGAACTGTAATCCACCTCAAGGAATTCCTCCCCTGCAGATCTACTGGATGACCATTA aCCTGCAGCACATAGAGCAGGATGAGAGAGTATCCATGGGCTTGAATGGAGATCTTTACTTCTCTCACGCTGTGGAGAAAGACAGCAGAAGGGATTACTGCTGCTTCGCCGCCTTCCCAAAAATACGAACCATAGTTCAGAAAACCGCCATGTCCGTCATCGTCAAGACGA aaaaaaatgacatgaatcCTCAAACTG CCAATGCCATCCTGGAGCGAAGACCCACCTTTCTGACGCCCTCTGGTGTCAGAACAGAGACGCTGATAATCAAAGGAGAGGACTTGAAATTGGAGTGTATAGCTGAGGGATT TCCAACTCCGCTGGTCGAATGGGTAAAGATGGGCCATCAACTTCCAGTTAAAGCAAAACTGGAGAATCATGGGAAATTGCTAATCATACCAAGAGTCGAGCAAGAAGACGGCGGGAAGTACATGTGCAAGGCAAAGAACATGCTTGGAGAAACTTCGCATTACTTCATAGTGACGGTGGAAG AGCCCCCAGAGTGGGTTTTGGAGCCCGAGAGTCAGCTCAGCATGATCGGGTCAGATTTGTCCATCAGGTGCTCTGCCAGCGGAACGCCTCAGCCCGTCATCAGATGGAAAGTGAACGGTACACCTCTGCAGG ATGCTCCTGCGCCCCAAAGGAAGGTGGTAGGCGACACCTTAATATTACACAAGGCCGAAGCGTCCGACAGTGCGGTCTATCAGTGCGAGGCCTCCAACAGACACGGGACGCTCCTTTCCAACGCCAACATCATGATTATGA ATCTGCCCCCCATGATTTTGACCGCGGAGGGGTTGGATTACTCGACTGTGGAGGGCAAAGGAGCGATAATGCACTGCGCAGTCTTCAGCTCTCCTCCATCCAGCATCACTTG gaGCAAAGATGACTCCTCTGAACCTATAAACGGGCCCAGATTTTCAATTCACGACAACGGTTCCCTCGAGATCTACAAGGTGGAGAAAGACGACAAGGGGCAGTACACGTGTTTAGCGACAAACATAAAGGGATCATCAGCCATCGAAGCGACGCTCCACGTGAAAG ATACCACCAGGATAGTGACGCCCCCAGAGGACCTGCGGACCTTAATGGGTACCACGGCCCGGTTCTCATGCCTCGCAGAGTACGACAGGTCCTTCGGCGATGACTTTGAGCTCACGTGGAAAAAAGATGACGTGGAGATAGCGTTAAACTACACCGAAAATTCAGG ATACTTTGTGGAGAACGGCATCCTCCACATTATCAATGTGAGTCACGGAGACCAAGGCGTCTACACCTGTGTGGTCAAGACTCCGCTGGACCGAGACTCGGCCTCGGCGTTGCTCCTGGTGTTGG ATGTCCCCGATGCACCTGAGTACTTGGTGTTGTCTGAGCACAAGAGCAAGAGCGTCAAGCTGAAATGGAGCCCAGGCGACGAACACAACAGCTCCACAACAG AGTTTATTATCGAGTTTGAGGAAAGCCAGTGGGAGCCTGGAAACTGGAAGGAGCTGCTGCGAGTACCGGGAAACCATAACTCTGCCGTCCTTAAGCTCCACGGACACGTCGACTATCGCTTCCGAGTATCTGCTGTTAACGCCGTAGGGAGGGGGGCCTCCAGCCAGACCACGGAGAGATACAAAACCCCACCGGCAG CTCCTGACAAGAACCCTGAAAATATCAAAATCGAAGGTCGTTTGCCACACGAGATGGATATCAACTGGGAG CCGTTGTTACCCATTGAGCATAACGGGCCTGGTCTGGAATATAAGGTGAGTTACAGGCGGCAGGACATGGAGGAGGATTGGAATGAGCACATGGTGAAGAGACACTCGTTTCTGGTGAAGAACACTCCCACCTTTGTGCCATATGAGATCAAGATACAAGCCAAGAACCATCAAGGCTGGGGCCCGGAGCCCAGGATAGTGACTGGCTTCTCGGGAGAGGACT TTCCCTCTGCTGCACCTGATGATGTAGGTGTGGAGGTGATAAACAGCTCGGTAGTCAAGGTTAGCTGGATGAGAGTACACAAGGACACGTTACATGGACATCTGGGAGGATACAGG ATAAGCTGGTGGCGTCTGAGCCGTCTGACGGACTCAAAGAAAAGCCACGGAAACAAAGAAACGCTAACGCTCCCGGGGGATAGGAACCATGCAGTGTTGTCGGGTCTGAAGCCGTATTCAGGCTACAGCCTCATCGTCATGACCTTCAACAGTCGAGGCAACGGCCCGGGCAGCCATCCCGTCAACTTCAGAACCCCAGAGGGAG TCCCAGAAGAAAATCCCGTTTTCAGTGTCACGGATGTACAAAAGCACACTGTCTCTCTCGTCTGGGCCCCACCGCTGGAGCCTAATGGGATCGTCATTGGTTACTTCCTGGAGTATCAGCTCG tTAATGACACAGAAGAAGTGGGACCGCTTCAGAGTGTAGACATCAAGCCCGACACCACCAACTGGATCCTCCGTGACTTGGAGCCATTGAGCAAATACAAGTTCTACCTGCGTACCTGTACCATAGTGGGCTGCAGTCCCGCCGTGAGCGAGGAGTGCACCACCACACTGCGAACAA